From Trichocoleus desertorum ATA4-8-CV12, one genomic window encodes:
- a CDS encoding phosphoadenosine phosphosulfate reductase family protein, which produces MVKQPIRHILGLSGGKDSTALAVLMRQKYPDLPMEYFFCDTHKELSETYDYLDRIEARLGIKIIRLSADRGFDHWLEVYGGVLPSPQVRWCTKQMKIKPLEEFIGDDDAISYIGIRADEHREGYISTKPTIQARYPFKEHGLVKADIIRLLEESGIGLPDYYRWRSRSGCYFCFFQRKYEWVMLAQEHPDLFAKAIAYEQNHSDGRTYTWTQGETLLGLLARKDEIIADHERAIVREAKTKPNQPLAEVLEAVLDEDDDTLPCLACHL; this is translated from the coding sequence ATGGTGAAGCAGCCCATTCGACATATTCTGGGGCTTTCAGGGGGTAAGGATAGTACTGCCCTAGCGGTGCTGATGCGACAAAAGTACCCTGACCTGCCGATGGAGTATTTTTTCTGTGATACCCACAAGGAACTGTCAGAAACTTATGATTATCTCGATCGCATTGAGGCTCGGCTGGGTATCAAAATTATTCGCTTAAGTGCCGATCGCGGTTTTGACCATTGGTTAGAGGTGTATGGAGGCGTTTTGCCATCTCCTCAAGTGCGATGGTGTACAAAACAAATGAAGATTAAGCCTTTGGAGGAGTTTATCGGTGATGACGATGCCATCAGCTATATTGGCATTCGTGCAGATGAACACCGGGAAGGCTATATTTCGACAAAGCCAACAATTCAAGCCCGTTACCCCTTTAAGGAACATGGGCTAGTTAAGGCAGATATTATTCGGTTGTTAGAGGAAAGTGGCATTGGCTTACCAGACTATTACCGCTGGCGCAGTCGCTCAGGATGTTACTTCTGCTTCTTCCAGCGGAAGTATGAGTGGGTGATGCTAGCGCAGGAGCATCCTGACCTATTTGCCAAGGCGATCGCCTACGAGCAAAACCATAGCGATGGTCGAACCTACACTTGGACGCAGGGCGAAACATTGCTGGGATTGCTAGCACGTAAGGATGAAATTATTGCAGACCATGAACGAGCGATCGTACGAGAGGCAAAAACAAAGCCCAATCAACCGTTGGCAGAAGTGCTGGAAGCGGTACTCGATGAAGATGATGACACGTTACCCTGTTTGGCATGTCACTTATAG